A section of the Methanobacterium formicicum DSM 3637 genome encodes:
- the larC gene encoding nickel pincer cofactor biosynthesis protein LarC, producing MALIIDPQQAGISGNMVIGALINLGATAEIVKEIMEHYGSYFGEITVKIEDVNKSGISTTFVNVKCSDHKPIAYPILLETLEEIEHEKITSPILNFAKKVFQTLAIAESHVHGVDMDKIHFHEVGAADAVADVIGASYAFHELGLSHQKVYGLPPALGGGRIKSDHGNLTVPAPATLEILKNIPAMGGPVNHELTTPTGAALLVNMVDEFSEFYPLITNKKIAYGAGSHDLNYPNVLRLVLGTSPIPTDKISILETNLDDVTGEVLGHTVDRLMEEGALDVTIIPTIAKKNRPAHLLRVISKSSMNSILSETIIRETGTLGVRTIPYVHRNIVSREIIPVEVDFNGQPKTVRIKVAKIGEEIVNVTVEYEDARKVSEEIQMPLKDVIRFINQKISF from the coding sequence ATGGCATTAATTATTGATCCACAACAGGCAGGGATATCTGGAAACATGGTCATAGGGGCCCTGATAAATTTAGGGGCAACTGCAGAAATAGTTAAAGAAATCATGGAGCATTATGGTTCCTATTTTGGAGAGATAACTGTTAAGATTGAAGATGTTAATAAATCAGGAATTTCTACAACCTTTGTTAATGTTAAATGTTCTGATCATAAACCCATAGCTTACCCAATTTTACTGGAAACTTTAGAAGAAATTGAACATGAAAAAATCACTTCCCCTATTTTGAACTTTGCCAAAAAAGTTTTCCAAACACTGGCAATAGCTGAATCTCATGTTCACGGAGTAGATATGGATAAGATACATTTTCATGAGGTCGGGGCGGCTGATGCGGTGGCAGATGTAATCGGTGCCTCTTATGCTTTCCATGAATTAGGGTTATCTCATCAAAAAGTTTATGGACTTCCACCTGCCCTGGGAGGAGGTAGGATAAAGAGTGATCATGGAAATCTAACTGTCCCTGCCCCGGCAACCCTTGAAATTCTTAAAAACATTCCAGCTATGGGTGGACCTGTAAATCATGAACTTACCACACCAACGGGAGCAGCTTTACTGGTGAACATGGTGGATGAATTCTCAGAATTTTATCCCCTAATAACCAACAAAAAGATTGCATATGGAGCTGGAAGCCATGATCTGAACTATCCAAACGTTTTAAGACTAGTTTTGGGTACATCTCCCATACCCACCGATAAAATATCGATTCTAGAGACAAATCTGGATGATGTTACTGGGGAAGTGTTAGGTCATACTGTGGACAGGCTTATGGAGGAAGGTGCACTTGATGTGACCATAATCCCCACTATTGCCAAGAAAAACAGGCCAGCTCATCTTTTAAGAGTGATCAGTAAATCCAGCATGAATTCTATTCTTTCAGAGACCATAATTCGGGAAACAGGTACTCTTGGTGTTAGAACAATTCCCTATGTACACCGGAACATTGTAAGCCGTGAGATAATTCCAGTTGAGGTTGACTTTAATGGACAACCAAAGACAGTGCGGATTAAAGTTGCTAAGATTGGTGAGGAGATAGTTAACGTCACCGTTGAATACGAAGATGCTCGAAAGGTTTCAGAAGAGATTCAAATGCCCCTAAAAGATGTTATAAGATTTATAAATCAAAAAATTAGTTTTTAA
- a CDS encoding Hsp20/alpha crystallin family protein, translating to MKKKRTILDKKGFVEKMMEDTAKAIDSISKDIGKSVVDYTFVPGKDILETDDSVIVHVDLPGIKKEDIDLDVTETRVRIKANFDITQEINRGSHMTLHDRKSGVIKRTVRLPKKVIAQEAEAEYENGVLKVEIPKQEKTESFKVEIK from the coding sequence ATGAAGAAAAAACGGACTATTTTAGATAAGAAAGGATTTGTTGAGAAGATGATGGAAGATACTGCCAAAGCTATTGACAGTATCAGCAAAGACATCGGAAAATCCGTTGTTGATTACACCTTCGTCCCTGGAAAAGATATTCTGGAAACAGATGATAGTGTAATTGTTCACGTGGACCTACCCGGTATCAAAAAAGAAGACATTGATCTGGATGTTACTGAAACCAGGGTTAGAATTAAGGCCAATTTTGATATAACACAGGAAATCAACCGTGGAAGCCACATGACTCTCCACGACCGAAAATCAGGAGTTATAAAAAGAACGGTTAGACTCCCCAAAAAGGTCATTGCCCAGGAAGCTGAAGCAGAATACGAAAATGGTGTTTTAAAGGTTGAAATCCCAAAACAGGAAAAAACTGAAAGCTTCAAAGTTGAGATTAAATAG
- a CDS encoding sorbosone dehydrogenase family protein has translation MNRVSVIFIAAVPLILIIIIAFFFLLSPQSTSTNETGFGTEVIAQNLEVPWAIAFLPDGRLIFTERGGEINIIDSGNVKNVGKINVTTNGESGLMGIAVDPDFNQNHYIYMYYTSGNNNRISRFVLNETLGNETILVGNIPAASIHNGGRLKFGPDGKLYATTGDAGNSSLAQDLNSLGGKILRLNSDGSVPSDNPLGSYVYSYGHRDPQGITWGPTGTMYSSEHGDSANDELNIIVKGGNYGWPLYQGNDTATGYIKPIRGYTEFTLAPSGIAFYQNAIWIAGLRGSQLRKVTLSDDGNSVMGEKAFFRQMGRIREVVEHNGYLYISTSNRDGRGIPQTGDDKILKIKIS, from the coding sequence ATGAATAGGGTAAGTGTAATTTTTATAGCAGCAGTACCACTCATTTTAATAATAATCATAGCATTTTTCTTCCTTTTATCCCCGCAGAGTACCAGTACCAATGAAACTGGTTTTGGTACTGAAGTAATTGCCCAAAACCTGGAAGTACCATGGGCCATAGCTTTCCTGCCTGATGGCCGTCTTATCTTCACTGAACGGGGAGGAGAAATCAACATCATTGATAGTGGTAATGTTAAAAATGTGGGAAAAATCAATGTAACCACTAATGGTGAGTCAGGACTCATGGGAATAGCAGTTGACCCTGATTTTAACCAGAACCACTACATCTACATGTACTACACCAGTGGAAATAACAACCGTATCTCCCGGTTTGTTTTGAATGAAACACTCGGCAATGAAACCATCCTAGTTGGAAATATCCCTGCTGCTTCCATTCACAACGGGGGCCGGTTGAAGTTCGGACCAGATGGAAAACTCTACGCCACTACTGGGGATGCGGGTAATTCATCCCTGGCCCAGGACCTTAACTCATTAGGTGGTAAAATACTACGATTAAATTCCGACGGTTCTGTGCCCTCGGATAATCCATTGGGGAGCTATGTGTACAGTTATGGGCACCGTGACCCTCAGGGGATCACCTGGGGCCCCACAGGGACCATGTATTCATCAGAGCATGGGGACAGTGCCAATGACGAACTTAACATTATCGTGAAAGGTGGAAATTATGGTTGGCCACTGTATCAGGGAAATGACACTGCTACCGGATACATAAAACCCATCAGAGGATACACTGAGTTCACCCTGGCACCATCTGGAATAGCATTCTACCAGAACGCGATCTGGATCGCAGGTTTAAGAGGTTCTCAATTAAGGAAAGTAACTTTGAGTGATGATGGTAATTCAGTCATGGGGGAAAAGGCATTTTTCAGACAGATGGGAAGGATCCGTGAAGTGGTGGAACATAATGGCTACCTCTACATCAGCACTTCCAACCGGGATGGAAGGGGAATTCCCCAGACCGGTGATGATAAAATATTAAAAATAAAAATCAGTTGA
- the upp gene encoding uracil phosphoribosyltransferase has translation MIKIIDHLLVQEKLTLIRRDGIDGIHFRGGIIEIGRWLAYELSNTLEREYVTVQTPLGIAEGVRIKDKNDIVVVSVLRAAIPLVEGIMRVFRNAQYGVVGASRRDEAPFKVDIGYFKLPLLDDKIVVIADPMLATGNTMNAILDRIKEKGNPRRLVLLNVIASRKGIDQVQKEHPDVEICTCAVDEKLNPEGYIIPGLGDAGDKAFGKPGI, from the coding sequence ATGATAAAAATCATAGACCACTTACTGGTGCAGGAAAAACTCACCCTGATCAGAAGGGATGGAATAGATGGCATCCATTTCAGAGGAGGGATAATAGAAATAGGGCGCTGGTTGGCCTATGAATTATCCAACACCCTTGAAAGAGAATATGTGACTGTGCAAACTCCCCTTGGAATTGCAGAAGGGGTGAGGATAAAGGATAAAAATGATATTGTAGTGGTGAGTGTTTTAAGAGCGGCTATTCCCCTGGTTGAGGGGATTATGAGGGTTTTCAGGAATGCACAGTACGGGGTGGTAGGTGCATCCCGGAGGGATGAAGCACCATTTAAAGTGGATATTGGTTACTTTAAACTACCCCTACTGGATGATAAAATAGTGGTAATCGCTGACCCCATGCTGGCCACTGGAAACACCATGAACGCCATTTTGGACCGTATTAAGGAGAAAGGAAATCCACGTCGCTTGGTCTTACTCAATGTGATAGCATCCAGAAAGGGCATAGACCAGGTGCAAAAAGAGCACCCTGATGTGGAGATATGCACCTGTGCAGTGGATGAAAAACTAAACCCGGAGGGTTACATTATCCCGGGTCTGGGTGATGCAGGGGATAAGGCCTTTGGAAAACCAGGAATTTGA
- a CDS encoding MJ1244 family protein, producing MLKVHLRVFVEVENLGKAMNALADAGITGFYILEYKGMSPQDWKGFSIKEDPKSAIGLIKDYATDAVLVCSVVDEEKTDKIVESVMQALEGEKYTILEVPIRRIIVNNQDPEKERAETWLLEKEVPCFYCGENSVQRIRIDMNKAKIWCTNCGAARYYLIKGVEKEGS from the coding sequence ATGTTGAAAGTTCATCTTAGAGTCTTTGTAGAGGTAGAAAACCTGGGAAAAGCTATGAATGCCCTTGCTGATGCCGGAATCACTGGATTCTATATTCTGGAGTACAAAGGCATGTCTCCTCAGGACTGGAAAGGGTTCTCAATTAAAGAAGACCCAAAATCGGCTATTGGGCTTATCAAGGACTATGCCACCGATGCAGTACTGGTCTGCAGCGTAGTGGACGAAGAAAAAACAGATAAAATAGTAGAATCTGTAATGCAGGCACTGGAAGGTGAAAAATACACTATTCTGGAAGTACCTATCCGCAGAATTATAGTCAACAACCAGGACCCTGAAAAAGAAAGGGCTGAAACATGGTTACTGGAGAAAGAAGTACCCTGTTTTTATTGTGGTGAAAATTCTGTTCAAAGGATAAGAATCGACATGAACAAAGCTAAAATATGGTGTACCAATTGCGGTGCAGCCCGTTACTATCTTATAAAAGGTGTGGAAAAGGAGGGAAGCTGA
- a CDS encoding fumarate hydratase C-terminal domain-containing protein: MEHIQTPLTSKIIKNLKIGHQIMLSGSILTGRDAALPRLVKLAQENKSPITLEGAAIMHTAVSPAGIAPTSSNKTEIESSIGPLSQAGVKMHIGKGALSGKTIELLEENNSLFVVTPPAAALLTSKMIFSEVLAFPEEGMEALHQIEVKDFPGIVAVAHGESIY, translated from the coding sequence ATGGAACATATTCAAACTCCCTTAACTTCAAAAATCATTAAAAATCTTAAAATAGGTCATCAAATAATGCTATCTGGCAGTATCTTAACTGGCCGGGATGCAGCGCTCCCCCGCCTGGTGAAACTGGCCCAGGAAAATAAAAGCCCAATTACGCTGGAAGGTGCAGCTATAATGCATACTGCTGTCAGTCCAGCAGGCATTGCACCCACAAGCAGTAATAAAACAGAAATAGAATCTAGTATTGGTCCATTATCTCAGGCAGGGGTGAAGATGCACATTGGTAAAGGTGCACTCTCTGGAAAAACAATAGAATTATTAGAAGAAAACAACTCTCTGTTTGTGGTAACTCCACCAGCTGCTGCCCTGTTAACCAGTAAAATGATATTTTCTGAAGTTTTAGCCTTCCCTGAGGAGGGTATGGAGGCCCTGCACCAGATTGAAGTTAAGGATTTTCCAGGGATAGTGGCGGTAGCCCACGGGGAATCAATTTATTGA
- a CDS encoding phosphatidylglycerophosphatase A, with protein MKDNDVSSSIYDYMSEAGVEVPQLVEAGLELLAGVEKTEELEIRLEEQIKKSLTDINVIVLIIAGIRVEEDLLDHRIKGVDVDDDPAYLYSDEVLGMAIANQIAGTKAIFNFKRYDEAKPGIIGTLGPMLDDVFAGLIAGCMSKLFEE; from the coding sequence ATGAAAGATAATGACGTATCCAGCTCAATTTATGACTACATGAGCGAAGCAGGAGTTGAAGTACCACAACTGGTGGAAGCAGGTTTGGAACTTCTGGCTGGAGTCGAAAAAACTGAAGAATTGGAAATAAGACTTGAAGAACAGATCAAAAAGTCATTGACAGATATTAATGTTATAGTATTGATTATAGCAGGTATTCGAGTTGAAGAGGACCTCTTAGATCACCGAATTAAAGGTGTGGATGTGGATGATGATCCCGCCTACCTCTACTCCGACGAAGTTTTGGGGATGGCCATTGCCAACCAGATAGCTGGAACCAAGGCTATTTTTAACTTTAAACGGTATGATGAAGCCAAGCCAGGGATTATCGGGACTCTGGGGCCCATGCTGGACGATGTTTTCGCAGGCCTAATTGCAGGTTGTATGTCCAAATTATTTGAGGAATAA
- the cobS gene encoding adenosylcobinamide-GDP ribazoletransferase, which produces MSNKDLQGKVPQPQMTSKDDESQFSIHGFLGLVSFSTILPLNIHSTIPEMAKFTFIWPIIGAFIGIIVGGFGWLLMYPLHLSQLLSAALIYSLAISFTGFHHLDGLVDFGDGLMAHGDPKRKIEIMRDKRIGTGGLALLLIVSMVTVTSITSLSAVYILPAVFVSEVAAKLSLVTCATFSQPLKDGTGQYFINNMDWKLLTGSVALCIILGLLGFNYLGVTGSYTGVIGILGGLVSGLLMILITRRNFKWTNGDILGASNEMGRMLSLLFIVIFISWSV; this is translated from the coding sequence GTGTCCAATAAAGATCTTCAGGGAAAAGTTCCCCAACCTCAGATGACCAGTAAAGATGATGAATCCCAGTTCAGCATACATGGGTTCTTAGGTCTGGTATCATTCTCTACAATACTACCCCTAAATATTCACAGCACCATCCCTGAGATGGCAAAGTTTACTTTTATCTGGCCAATAATTGGAGCTTTCATTGGAATTATTGTAGGTGGCTTTGGATGGCTACTTATGTATCCACTACATCTATCTCAACTCTTATCAGCAGCACTGATTTACAGTTTGGCAATTAGCTTCACTGGGTTCCATCACCTGGATGGCCTGGTTGACTTTGGTGATGGCCTCATGGCCCACGGAGACCCCAAACGGAAGATAGAAATAATGAGGGATAAAAGGATAGGCACTGGTGGCCTGGCCTTGCTTTTAATTGTTTCCATGGTAACTGTCACCTCTATTACATCCTTATCCGCAGTTTACATTTTACCAGCCGTTTTTGTGTCGGAAGTAGCTGCCAAACTCAGCCTGGTGACCTGTGCAACTTTTTCCCAACCATTAAAAGATGGTACTGGCCAGTACTTCATCAATAACATGGACTGGAAGCTCCTCACTGGATCAGTTGCCCTCTGCATCATTCTAGGATTATTAGGTTTCAACTACCTGGGAGTAACTGGTAGTTACACTGGAGTCATCGGCATACTGGGTGGTCTTGTTTCAGGATTGTTAATGATCCTCATCACCCGAAGAAATTTCAAATGGACCAATGGAGATATTCTGGGCGCATCCAATGAAATGGGAAGGATGTTATCCCTTTTATTCATAGTTATATTCATTTCATGGAGTGTTTAA
- a CDS encoding tRNA methyltransferase, giving the protein MEVKVLRLDHRRVRDARITTHVCLTARALGASGVYLSGDHDKKLMENVQDVVKRWGGDFQVEYRKGWQNFLDEWKNNGGEIVHLTMYGEPVQDITPKIRNSSRDKLVVVGGSRVPSKVYQEAEWNVSVTTQPHSEVSSLAIFLHMLQEGKELDLEFTDGEMKVIPSAHGKNVVMKNRSDGSGSD; this is encoded by the coding sequence ATGGAAGTTAAAGTTTTACGATTGGATCATCGCCGGGTTCGTGATGCCAGGATCACCACTCACGTCTGTCTTACTGCCCGGGCACTGGGAGCATCCGGTGTTTATTTAAGTGGAGATCATGATAAAAAGCTCATGGAGAATGTTCAGGATGTGGTTAAGCGTTGGGGCGGTGATTTCCAGGTGGAATACCGTAAAGGTTGGCAGAATTTTCTGGATGAATGGAAAAATAATGGTGGAGAAATAGTTCACCTCACCATGTATGGAGAACCAGTGCAAGATATCACTCCCAAAATCAGGAACTCAAGCAGGGATAAACTGGTGGTGGTTGGTGGTTCACGCGTTCCCAGTAAAGTGTATCAGGAGGCAGAATGGAATGTTTCCGTGACCACCCAACCCCACTCTGAGGTCTCTTCACTGGCCATATTCCTCCACATGTTACAGGAGGGGAAAGAACTGGATCTGGAGTTTACAGATGGAGAGATGAAAGTAATACCCTCAGCACATGGTAAAAATGTGGTAATGAAAAACAGATCTGATGGTTCTGGAAGTGATTAA